Genomic DNA from Nitratidesulfovibrio vulgaris str. Hildenborough:
CGATGGCACAGGGTCTTCCGTACTGTACCCTCTACGCACAGGGGTATCGTTCGCTGGGGTGTGTACCCTGCACCTCGCTGGTGGTGGGGGGCGATGAACGGGCGGGGCGGGACGCCACCAAGGAGGCGTCGATGGATGCCCTGCACGCCCTCGGCTATTTTTAGCGTGAGGCCCTATACCCTGTCGCAGTAGACCCCTTCCATGAAACGTTCCATGGCGTCATCCATTTCCGCGACGTAGTCGGCGATGTCGTAGATTCTGTCACAGCTTTCGCAGCGCATGAACACTTCGTGGCAACTGCGCTGTATCTTCAATTGTGCCCCGCATTCATGGCAGGGGACGGTTGTCTGTTCCGAACGCGAACGGTTGAACGTGGTTCCCCACATGTGTTGTCTCCTTGTGCC
This window encodes:
- a CDS encoding dual CXXC motif small (seleno)protein — translated: MWGTTFNRSRSEQTTVPCHECGAQLKIQRSCHEVFMRCESCDRIYDIADYVAEMDDAMERFMEGVYCDRV